In the genome of Bosea sp. BIWAKO-01, the window AAACCCCGATGCTGCAACGCCCGGACGCCTTCAACGCGCAATGCCCGACCCGCCAGGTCCTCGACCGCATCGGCGACAAATGGGCGGTGCTGATCCTGATCCTGCTCGGAGAGGGGACCTTGCGGTTCAACGAGCTGCGCCGGCGCATCGACAACATCTCGCAGAAGATGCTCTCGCAGACATTGCGAAGCCTGGAGCGCGATGGGTTGATCAGCCGCGAGGCGTTCCCCACCGTGCCCGTGACTGTCGAGTATTCGCTGACCGAGCTCGGCCGCACGCTTGCAGCGACCGTGCACGGATTGACGCGCTGGGCCGAGGCCCAT includes:
- a CDS encoding helix-turn-helix domain-containing protein → MLQRPDAFNAQCPTRQVLDRIGDKWAVLILILLGEGTLRFNELRRRIDNISQKMLSQTLRSLERDGLISREAFPTVPVTVEYSLTELGRTLAATVHGLTRWAEAHIGEVEEAQRRYDRGLPRPASSPR